The genomic DNA CGGCACTGTGGCGTCTCTATGCCGCCTGGGGTGCCGGCGGTGCGGGTCTGCTGATCACCGGCAACGTGATGATCGACGGAAGAGCGCTGACCGGTCCCGGCGGCGTCGTGCTGGAGCGGAACACGCCACTCGAACCGTTCAAGCGGTGGGCGGCCGCCGCTCGCCAGCATGGCGCCCGGATATGGATGCAGATCAATCATCCGGGCCGCCAGGTTCTTGCAGCGCTGGGTCACCAGGCGTGGGCACCGTCCGCCGTTGCGCTCGACCTCGGCCGGCACAGCAAATTGTTCGCCGAACCGCGCGCGATGACGACGGCCAAGATTCACGAGGTCATCGAGCGCTTCGCCGACACGGCCGCGGCGGCCGAAACGGCCGGATTCGACGGGGTGCAGATCCACGCGGCACACGGCTACCTGATTTCGCAGTTCCTGTCGCCGCTGACCAATCGGCGCAACGACGAATGGGGCGGCTCGCTGGAAAACCGGGCCAGACTTCTGCTGTCCGTCGTGCGTGCGGTACGTGCGCGAGTTCGGTCCGGATTCTGCGTCGCGGTCAAACTCAATTCCGCCGACTTCCAGCGGGGCGGATTCTCCGAGGACGAAGCCCGGCAAATCGTGCTGTGGCTCAACGACCAGGCCGTTGACCTCGTCGAACTGTCCGGCGGAAGCTACGAGAGCCCGGCGATGCAAGGCCGCACCGCGGACGGCCGCTCGCTGGCCCGCGAAGCGTATTTCCTGACGTTCGCCAGCGACGTTGCCGCCATCGCGGCGATGCCGGTGATGACGACAGGCGGCATTCGCCGGCAGTCGATCGCGGAAGCGGTACTGCACGAAGGTGTCGACGTCGCCGGGATGGCGAGCGCGCTGGCGTCCGTACCGGACCTACCGAATCGCTGGCGCGACGGTCAGGCTGTAGACGCATCGATCATCCAGGTCCGATGGCAGGACAAGGCAGCTGCCGGACTCGCGACGATGGCGCTCGTCAAGCGTCGCTTGCGCGCGATCGCCGCAGGCGGGCACCCGCGGCGCTGTTACTCGCCGGTCTACAGTCTCGTGCTCGACCAGATCCGGACGCGCAAATTGACGCGGCGTTACCGTGAGTGGAACGACACTCGTATCTGAGCATCGCATTGGCGGCGAAACTCGAACTCGCTCAACCATCGACCCGCGCCGAGCAATGTCACCCTCGCCCACCATTCAAGTCATCAAATGGGATGCCACCTCAGCGGCGTCCCGCTCGTTTCCGGCTCACCGCTGTCACCAGGCCATGGTGAACAGGTGCAGAAGAATCAGCCATGCAGATTCCAGCTTCGTGGGCGCGTAAAGCGCATTTGGGATGCCGAAGGGGTAGCGCTGCGGACCCAGCGCCGTTCACGCTGCGGCAGGCTCGAAAAAGCTCGCCTTTGGCTAGATGGCCCACTGGAGCCCGAGGGGCGTGTCATGGGGCCAGGCTC from Cupriavidus sp. D39 includes the following:
- a CDS encoding NADH:flavin oxidoreductase/NADH oxidase family protein, coding for MTTTLFTPLTLPNGSALPNRIAKAAMEENLADAGQLPGAALWRLYAAWGAGGAGLLITGNVMIDGRALTGPGGVVLERNTPLEPFKRWAAAARQHGARIWMQINHPGRQVLAALGHQAWAPSAVALDLGRHSKLFAEPRAMTTAKIHEVIERFADTAAAAETAGFDGVQIHAAHGYLISQFLSPLTNRRNDEWGGSLENRARLLLSVVRAVRARVRSGFCVAVKLNSADFQRGGFSEDEARQIVLWLNDQAVDLVELSGGSYESPAMQGRTADGRSLAREAYFLTFASDVAAIAAMPVMTTGGIRRQSIAEAVLHEGVDVAGMASALASVPDLPNRWRDGQAVDASIIQVRWQDKAAAGLATMALVKRRLRAIAAGGHPRRCYSPVYSLVLDQIRTRKLTRRYREWNDTRI